In Terriglobus aquaticus, the genomic window GGAATGCTTTTGCGGTAAGGCACGACGAGCACAGTCAAGCTGAGCAGGAGAGAAGGATCGGCCACTTCAACAGCCAAATCCTTGCGCCTAGAGCCTGTCTAGCCCGAGCAATGGCGTGAACCTTGCCGTAAGCAGTCCATGCATTGTCTGCAGCCACATACCGCAACTCGAATCTCGGGCGAGACTGTGAAAAACGTTCAGGACTGGGTTCTCGGTGGGAGAGCTATGTGGACGTGTCCACGCGATCTTCGTGACGGAGTCTGCAGAGGTACCTTGGTCCGCCAACAAAACCTCCAGCGTGTCGGAGCGTTTGTCGCTGTCCACCTCGTAGGCAAACGTGATGGTCGTGGCGGGTCCAGAGAAAGGCGTCAGCTCAGAGGTGACAACCTGCTGGTTCTCTTACAGGTCATCCAGGAACAACCGGCATCGTGGTAGCTCCCACCTTCCTGATCGGTGTCACCGGCAACGTTCTTCCTCCTTTACGAGTTGTCGCTGCTTTTCTTGGATGAACCGGCTACACCCTCTCGCGAAGCAAAGTGAGCACCATGATGGCCGTCCGGGTCTTCCGAGCGGTACGGGCCTTCATGACGCACACCTCTGCACACCAATGCTCTCATTGCCGCCGTTCTGCTATCGACGCCATCTTCGTCTCCCACAAGGGCGCCGCTGCCGCCCTGGGCATCAGTTTCCGCGCCGTTTGCCTACCTCATTGCTGAAGGCGATTTGAAGATCCGGAAGCTGGGAGCCGGCACCATGATCGCCGTGGGAAGACCTCCACCGCTTTGCTCGCACTCCGCACCGCGAAGGATCAGCCCAGACAAGCGGGCAGCCTAAGCGTTCCATCCTCCCTCCAGCCGAGCCCAGCCCTCAATGGCTGGGCTCCTTCGTTCAGGAGCAGAGGTGTCCCCGCTGGTGTAACCAAGACTAAGGCCAGCCCCTCGGCTGGCCCGTAAGTCCTCATTTAGTGGTGAGAGCTCTGGGGCTCGAACCCAGGACCAGCGCCTTAAAAGGGCGCTTAGGCACTTCAGGACTATGCATCGTCGTGCAGCACAACCCCTCACATGCATGTCCCTAGACACTGCGTATTTACTGAACATTATCGCTGATGCAGTCTGCATAGCAGCGCATCACCACTTGTACACAAGCAATCGCGCTCAGACGATTTTGTATCCCCGCGTATCCCCGAGCGTATACCATCGCCTCATGGCAAAGCCGAAGGCGAAGGTCGAAGGTGTCTACGAAAAGAACCCAGGAAGCGGCGTCTGGTACACCCGCCTCCGCGTAAACGGCAAGCTGGTTCGCAAGAGGATTGGCAGCTACAAGGACGCGAAGGAATACATCGAGAAAGCCCGTACCATCCGCAACACAGGCGCTGGGATCATCCCACAGACCGCGAAGCGCCCTGCCATGACGTTGGGTGAATTGGACAGGGTTGGAGGCTCCGTCACCCTTGGCAAACTCTGTGACGACTGGCTCCGGTACATCAAGGCGCATCCTCTGGAATACAAGGATCAACGCAATCCGCCCTATCGGATCGGCCTCATCAAGGAAGCCTTTGGCGACTTGCCGGCCGGGTCGATCCGTCCCCCGCAAATTGCAGACTGGCTCGACGAGATGGCGAAAGACAGGGCTCCTGCCACCATCAACCGACTCAAGACCACCTGGTCAGCAATCTTTAGGTACGGCAAGGAACGGGGACACGTCGAGACGAACCCGGCTCGGGATGTGAAGCTGAGAAGAGTTGGCGGCGGTGTCATCCGTTGGCTTAAGCCAGAGGAAGAAGCTCGTCTCAGAGCGGTGCTGCAGAAGGCAGTAGACGACTGCCCTTCCCAGAAGCCGGGGATCCGTAACCGACTCTTGCACCACATCCTTGAGTTCGACATTTCCATCGGTACGGGGATGCGCAAGAGTGAGCAGTACGGGCTGCTCTGGTCAGACGTAGACCTGGAACACAAGATGATCACGGCGAGAGACACAAAGAATGGCGAGACACGCCACATCCCCATGATCAAAAGCGTTCATGCTGCATTCTTGCAGTTGGACGCCATGCGCCTCAAGCGAAAGAACCGCTCTAGCAAAAAGCCGAACCAATCCCCTGCCGAATCCGTGTTTGGGCTTGCCGACAACAAAAAGTGGTGGCTGGCAGCACTCAAAGCAGCGAAGATCGAGAACTACCGCTGGCATGACAATAGGCACACGTTCTGTTCCCGCCTCGCTCAGAAGGGCGCCAGCCTCAAGGTGATCCAGGAGGCAGCCGGACACAAAACGATTCAGATGTCAGCGCGATATGCGCACCTGCACAAATCCCACCTTGCAGATGCCATGTCTGTGCTTGATTGAAGAGATTCGGCTCATCTGATCACGTCAGCTCGTTGTAACCCGGTGGCCCGTCAAGGAAGAGTTGATAGTTGCCAAGCCGGTAACAGAAGTGTGTCCTGTGCTCCCGATCAGTAAGCGTATCCGCATACTTAATTGCGCCATACAGAAATAGGCGGTTTAGGCCAGCTTCGAAATGCGTGCTGCTGCCGTCGAACTTTCCGTATACGCCGAAGCTGTCGAAGAGTCCTATCTGATCTCTGCCGCCAGGAGCAATCCATCTCGCATTCACAAGCTGGCCGCCTTCTGCGAAGCCATAACCATATCGTGGCGGCTCAGGAAGAGTGGAGCCGATGGCTATCAGCTGCCCTGTGATGAGGGGATCCAACCAGATGACCTTCGCGGGTGTCTTCCCTGCATTCCTAAGCCAAAAGCTGAAGCCTTGAATTAGATCGCCTTCCCACTCGACTAGCAACCAAGGCCGCTCAGAGTTGACTAGAATCTCCGCGCTCTTCAGTGCTGCTTCTGCTGAATCCGCCGCTGCCTTTGCCGCGCGTGAGTTCGCTCTCAATGTCAGGAGTAGCAAAGGAACGCCGATAATTGTGACCACCATCTGCACAACAGCAGCGGCCACCTGAATTGTTGGCGCATTCCAATAGACCCACAACCAAAAGCAATGCCACATGGGCGAAGCGTACACAGGGCCAGAAGTGCCATGCAAATTTTTCCTGCATTAAGGCTCAGCCTTCGAACACAGACTTTTTTTTGCCGCGTGTTTGCTGCACTCAGGTGGGTTTTCCAGACGGGAAAAAATCCCTTGATCTAGATTTCAGCCATGTTCACAGAGAGACTCTGTTCATGATCACTTGGGAGCCTCTCGATGCAATTGACTAGCTACTCTGATTTGTCTGCCAACCTCAACCGGGCTGCTGCCCTCTGCGCCTCATTGGAGGCAGAACGGCAACGCCTCTTCGCAATCCTCAGCAATCGCTCACACACCCGCCGTGAGGCCGCTGCGTATGGTCGCGTTCGTGCCAACTTGGACCAGCTGAATGCCGTCTTCTGCTGGGATGTCGACTTCAACGAAATGCCAACCGCTTAGGAGACCCATGGAAAACAACTTTCTCATAGCTATTTTCCGAATCGCAGAGCAGACAGGGAGCACTGAGCAGAATAAAGCGAAGTACATTGGCCTGGTGCCCAGCGAAAATCCCAACACCTGTCCGATCTACTACTTGAGTGACACGCTTTTCGGCCTGCGCGAGAAGATGACCGAGCGTGTAATCAAATGGGATGAAGTAGAACGTGCGCTCTCAAAGGGTGGGGAGTTTTACATACCTCGCCCCATGTCGATTTCACAAGGCGCGATAGATAAGCTCAAGGGAGCTTAACCCACACCCAAAAAGCCCCTCTGAGTCCATGACGGATTCAGAGGGGCTTTTTGGGTGTTGTTAGCTCTACGTGTCGAAGGCGAGTCTGCGAACCGCCTTCACTTCCTGCCGTGCTTCCCACCTGTCGATCATGGAATGGCCACAGCGGTTGCCGTGGGCTTCGCATTCCTTGGCGCCACGGTTCCAAGAGGGACTGCTTTGAGGATCCTGCCGCTCAGACCACGTACAGGTGCGTAGACGGGAGCGGTAGCGCTCACGGGCGACTGCACGAGCGAAACGACGCTCGGCACGGGTAGACGGATGACGCATGGTGGCCGGCCTCCAGATCCGGTATGTCACGGGTGCGTCATCGCTCTCTTTCCTCACAGTTTTCGTGATTGATGGTACGCTGCGCAAATGCTGCAACATCTGCTTACGTTGTCTTCTGCCTCAGCAGGTTTAGCCTCTTGGTTCTCAGTCCTAATCGCAGCGGCGGGACTCTTCTATCAGAACGCAAGAGCATTGCCTGCGGAAGCAAACTGGCCACGTGCTATGGTCTACATCACCTATTTGACGATGCTAGCGGTGCTGGTCTCTCCAGGTGGCACGTCCATAAAGAGTACAGCCAACTTCTTAGTGATCACCGGATTTGTGTGGATGTTCTATACCGGATTCGGTCGACGGTGAATGCGCTTCTGCTGAAGGTTCAGCTTTGGGGGTAGCCGGCAGAAAAACGCTCGGCTTTGCTATCGCGAAGTCATAGTGGACTAGTGCGACCGCAGAACGAGGCAAAAATGTGGCCCTTTCTTCTCCCTTTCCCACAAGGAAGTAGCCCGCATCAGTCTCTGAGAGCAGGAAGCAGGATACTCGCGCGTTCGGGAGTACCGCAGAATCTTTACTGAGGACGATAGTGATCGGAATGGGCTCCCCGCCGCCCCAAGCGGTTTTTATATGTGGGTAGAAGTACCGTGAAAAGATGAACAGTGCGAGAAGGAATTCCAAAGGAAGGCGTTTCCACCTGCCTTCAGGTGTTTGGTGTGTCATCTCATAGAAGACAACGGCTGAAATCCCTGTGATCCACAAGGTCAGGGATGTCGGCGTGAAAACGCCCCGCAGCACTAGGCTTTCGCCCGATGTATAGAAGCCGAAGCAGATCAATGAGCTCAGCACAAAAGCGCTCACCTTTCTAAATCTTGCCTTTTCGAAGACAAACAAATGAAAGGCGACCACGCTGAATGCTGCTATATACAGAGCAGTCTTCCAGCTAAAGGGACTTGACTTCACTTCGTCGAAATTGAAGACGGCCCAAGAGAAGAAGTAAAGAAAATTGGACGCGAGAATGATGCCGTAGTACCACCGTAGGAGTGCTTCCCATGGCTGCACCTCCTTCATCTTCTCTCGCGTTCGTACTTTCACTTCTTTGAGGATCGCGACTGGAATGAAGAGCAGAAACGCGAACCAAAGGCCAGCCGCCAGGATGTGTGGGCGTAATGGATTTCCCTCAGAGAATCCATAGCGGAAGCTGTGCAGTGATGTGATGAGAAAACCGAAAGCGTAAAGGCCAAAAACACTCGCAGCCAGCAACTTAGAAAGGCTTTCGAGAGACGAACCTGTCACTCGACGTGCAAGAGCATCGCTCTGATCATCCGCCTGTACGATCTCACTCACCGTGCTCTCTCCTCCTTACTGTTCACCTCTTCTTATCACTTCGTCGCTTCCGCAGCCTTTCGTACTGCCCATCGTTCAACCTGAGACACACCATTCCCTTCCTAGAGGAGAACAGCGCGCGCTCTAGCTGGCGCTCCGCGTGCATCGGTTGGTAGCTAGCATTAACGATCCTGTAGAGCGGTTCCTGAGTCTTGTACCGGCCTGTCCAGGGCAGAGGCGTCATGCCGTCTTTCTCCAGGAAGCCCACATGGTAGCTGTCGGTCGCCAGATCGAACGTGAACGCCATGATTACCGTCTTGAGATCCTGCTCCATGCAGCGGAGGCAGAGACGGGCGCCTACTGCCCCATCATCTCTTGACGGCAGGATGTTCCTGCATCGGCAGCAGACCTTGCCGGCCTCGATCTGCCGGATTGTGGATGCTCTCGGGCCGCCCATGATCGGCAGTATAGGCGAAGGTTTAGCGAAACCCGTTGGCTGTCCACCGGCTACAGTGGAAAACTAGACAGAAATTTTCCTATTGCACCTGAGCCGGTGCATAAAGCGAATGTGCAAGGTGTACCTATAGGTTGTGGGTATCGAGAGGCCACCCACGACTTGTGCGGTACGACTATCAGAAGGTGGGAGTATGCGAAGCATTGTTTTGATTCTTCTTGGTTTGTTCCCTTGGTTTTCTGCATCGGCGCAGGTGCAGCCGCCCAAGAGCGAAGCGGGCTTCAAGCACGCGTTTAGGCGCCACACGGATGGATCCTTAGAGAAGCGCTTCGACGCCCTCAGCTGTTCGTTGGTCTTGCTCCGGGTTGCCAACCGGCTCGGAACGGGGTTCTTTGTCAGCGCAGACGGTGACGTCGCAACAGCCGCTCACGTCATGGGAGACAAAATATTCCCCAGGGTTGTAGGTGGTTCCGGAGTCGGCGTGACCTTGATCATTCCGCAGGACTTTAGTGCTCAGGACGCCAATGGCTCAGTGCATCCGCTGAAAGGAAGCACGTTGCAGAACAACATCGACGCCTTCGGGGCTGATGTCGCGCTCATCAAGACTGGGATCAAGCCGCCTTGCTGGCTGAAGACGGGGGATGACACCAAGGTGCGAACAGGTGAACCGGTCATCACCATCGGTTTCCCAGGTTTGGCTTTCGGCTCAGCCACTCTTTACTCCGGCTTGGTGAGTACTGCGCAATTACTGACGGGCCTCCCAATCGGCAAGACACCGGATGGAATGCCCGTCACAAGCCAGGTCAAGACAATCCGGGTGCAGATGCCGATCTCGCCTGGTCTATCAGGAGCTCCTCTGATAAACAGCAAAAACGAGGTGATCGGAGTGATCACCTCGGCAGGAGCTTGGAATCAGGATCTGGATGTCGTTATCGCGCTGCGTCGCATGCAGCAGGCTGGGCAGATCCCACCGGGCGTGAACCTACCGAACATACAGGAGTTGGGGTGGATCGCAGAGCTTGGTGAGATTCTTCACGACTACGCGTCTCCGGGGTATGGAGACGCTGTGCCGATGAGGTATCTGAGGCCATCAGCGGCAGCAACTCAGAAACCTGCAGCACCCGCCCATTGATTGCTACTTCTTTGTTCGTCTGACTGATGGAGATGGTGCTCGCGGTATCCGGATGCTTGCCTTCTTGTTGAGCCGCACAAACGGCCGAAACGTTCGTCGCGATGGCGAGACATGCAATGACCTTGAACATGGGGGACCTCACAGGAGTTGTGGAACGGTCGGAAGAATTTTCACGACTACGGAGAAATTTAGTCATAGGGCGAACCTGCGTCAACCCACCTTAGAGGGACGCTCGCGTTCGGCAGCGGGTAGCACGACTCCGTCTATGGGCAGAGATCAGGGTGAGAGCCCGCCCCCTGCTCAACGGAGGGGGCGTGTTCCGCCTACTGAAGATCGCTCTATTGAATGTCCGCAGCCATAGCCTCGGCAATGTGCATATGGCCGCAGTCGTTTGGGTGCTGTCCCACGGACCCCGCTGGAACTGCAGGGCAGCTTGTTCCCGAGTAGCCGGGTGCCCCCTCGCCAGCCGGTACCGTGGTCGCCGAACCACTCATATCGACTGCGTTGTTCATGTAGGCGTTCGTATTGGTGAAGTTCACGAGCAGGCCATCTGCTTGGAGGGAAGAAACCACACTCGACTCCATGCCCGCATAGGCATCAGTAGCCGCTGAGATGTTCATTCCGTTCTCGTAGATCGGGGCATAGACGAACAGCGATGCCGGCGAAGCGACGGGAAGAGGCGTTTTGGCCTGACCCACACCGTAAAGCACGAAGTTGTTGGTCTGCGTCGCCGCGCCTGCAGTCTGCGATCCCGTGCCATTCGGCGAGGTGACCGTAAAGAGTAAGGTGTGGCTGCCGGCGGCTGACAGGACGTACCGCTTGGCCTGAACCGATACGGTGCTGCCCACCTTGGTGCAGAAGCACTGGCCGGTCTGCGATGCGGTGTAAAGGGTGTCGACCACTGAACCGTCGACGCTCAAGGTTGCGGTGCCGCCGTCGCCGTCACGTCCCAGGTACCAGACGTAGACCGGCTGGTTCGCTGCCGTCGTGGTGACTGTCGTGCTGGCCGTGCTGTTTTGCGTCGTGGAGAAGATGCCGCCCGTGCTGTGGTCTGTGTACGTCATCCACGTGCCGGTGGTAGTGAAGCCGGAACCAGGAACTTTGTTGCCTGTCGGTGTAGTCAGGTAGCTGAAGGTCGCAGTGAGGGCAGACCGAGCATTCGCCAAGCAGCCTGTAGTATTCCCGCACCAGTGCAGGTCATTATGCAGGGCGAAGTACGTGCGCACGGGGTTTGCGGCACTCGTCGGCTTGTCAGCGAAGGCGTAGGCGAACGCGATGTCCTCTGACTGATAGCCCGACGCGCCGTTATTCGTGAGGGTCAAACCGAGTTTGGCTGCCAGGATATTCGCGTAGCACGTGGAGTTGCCGGTCGCTCCCGTGCAGGCGGTGATGGAATCACCGTATGTGGTCAGACCCTTCGCGCCAGAGGACAAACGAGGCCCCATCAGAAAGCGATGCACGCTGTTGAATTGGGCAGGCAACTGAGCTTCTGCGATCTGGCCCGAGGCGCCTGATCCCGGTGCGCCCTGCGCTGCCAACAGACCCCAATAGGAAGAACCATTGGCCGGAGTGTTGCCGGTGTTTGCAGACTGCAGCGACACCCAGCTCGAACCGGAGTACGTCACGATGGCGCCATTCGCGTACGTCGTGCTGCCGCTGTACGCACCCTGGTAGCTGAGGCTGGACCCGCTGGACTGCGAGGACGAGAGTAAGGCCCAGTAGCTGGAGGTGTTCGAAGGCGCATTGCCCGTGGTGTTCTGCAGGGCATAGTAGGCAGACCCGCTGCTAACGACGACGTCATTCTTGATGTACGCCGTGCTGGAGTTGTAGTTGCCTTGCATCTTGAGGGATGTGGTGAGATCGCTCAGATAAGCAATCGACTGCTGAGCCTGCGTATTGGCCAAAGGCGCAAAAAGGCTGACTGCACACAGTGCAGCGTAAAAAAGTTTCTTCATAGAGATCCTTGTGTTTGGGGCAGAAATAAGAAGAGCGCCCCCACCCGTGTTGAGTGGGGGCGCGATTGCTGCCGTGCTTAGCTGGCTGCCTGGGTCAGGTACTTGACAGGATGTGTGCCGGCGTCGGTGATGAACGAACCGCCGCGTCCCGCACCGACGAAAGCCACGCTGCCCTTAGTAGTGAGATACGTGTACGGGTCGCGGTAGACCGTGAAGTCACCAACCGAGCGTAAGGTGTACAGGGATTCGAAGTCGCCAAAGACCAAACTGGTCGAGTTGGCTGCGATGTTTGGCAAGAAGTTGTCGAGAACGATGGGCCGACCCAGCAAAGTGTCGAACGGCCCAGAAGTGGTGCTCGGCTGAAAGAGTGGGCGGCCTATCTGATCGACCACACCCATCAGAGCCGCACGAGTGGTAGTGTTCATCACAAACGTGCCCCTGTCGGCATACTCCTTGTCGACGGAAGCCCAGAGATTCAAGAGATCCTGGTAAGCAATAACGCCCTTAGCTGCGCTCGTGGCTCCGTTCACAGCGCCGCTCAGATAGGAGACGTATGCTCCGACAGCTGAACCAGAGGCAGTGGAGCCCTGAGAAACGTACTTCGCGAGGCCACGATAGAGACGCTGGCCAAAGATGTCCTGGACAAACTTGTCGATGTCCCAAGCAGAGTCTTCTAACTCCTCCAGAGTCACCGAGATCACGCCCGTCGTGTAAGTTTCAGTCGCTGAATAGTTCTTCGCTAGCGAAGGATCAGCTTCAGGCGCAGGGGTCGACTCGGCCCAAGGCTGAATACCAGCAGTAGCGTCATTGCTGCTTGCAAACTGCATAGAAGCGCCTGTATCGGTCTTCTTCTGATTCACGATATTGACGACACCGCCGTAGAACTTCTGCGCTTGGGTCAAAACCGGATAGAAAGCCGGCGCAACCAGTTGGTTGCCGCCCGTGATGCTGCCGCCAACAGTGCCCACACCTAGATCACGAAGCTCAGTCTGATCGCCAGTCACCATGAATTTGCGGAATGCTCGCTTTTCGAGCTCTGCATTTTCACCGTTGTCCATCGAGCGACCGGGGACCCCGCGAGGTGGGCGGTTCGTGCGTTGTTCAGCGGCGAAAGCCTCCACACGCTTGTGACGAGCGATGTCAGCGTCAAGTTCGTCCACCTGTTGCATCATCTGATCGAAAGCACTGCGCTGCTCAACAGCTTTGTCACCCTGCATGATGGCAGTCGCATCGTGCATAAGCTTGTTACGTTTTTCTTGTAGTTCGAGAAGAGTCATAGGGATTCCTTTGGCGCCGGCTGGCACCATGTTTCGTGGATCAGTTGTAGGGGTGGAAGGCCGAGCTACTTGCGGCGGGCGAGCTCTAGGCGCATGTGCATCTTGTTGCGGTCAGACCTGCTGATCGAGCGATCTTCGTCATCCTGCTCTGGGCAGCCGTTAGCTGCACAGGCTACGTCGTCGCATTCCTCATCGGAACAGCGATCACAATCCCCGTCTTCACACGCGGAGCAGTCGCAATCGCATCCGTCTGCGTTCGAGCGCTTCGTCAGCTTAAGTTTGCCTCTGAGAGCATCAGGGCAGGAGCGGATGGACACAGAAGAGGAACTGTAAGCCTCAAAGATGCACGGCGACACTTCGATCAAGTCGGCTTTAAGGATCGTCCGGACGACGCTCCCGTCCTTGTCTACGGCCCAATCATCGGAGATTGTCTGGAAGCCGAAGCTAGTGGCGTCCAAGTCCCCGCGATCAATTGCAGCGGCGAGAGATCTTGCCTGTTCCGTATCAGGAAGCCTGCAGCTGTAGCGAAGCGCCGTAGGGCTGTCAGTCAGCGTGAGCGTCTTCGACTTCGTTCTGCCCATGACCAGGTTCGGATCATGTTGTCGTAAGCAGTAGACGTCGGATCCCATCGAGTCAGCGAACACTCCTGGCGCCAGTAATTCGCGGAAACCGCCAAGATCCTCGCTCAATGAGGAGTAAACGATCGTCCCGCTGATGGTGCGAGAACCATCGGCGCTGGTTTGCACCCGCAGTTCTCGCGCTGGTTGGTACCGGAGTTCTTTGGTTTTAGGCATCTGGTACCTGTCCTTGTTGAGGTGGCTTTCCCTGCTTCAAGAGCTCCAGAGAGTTCTCCATGTTGACAGGATTGCTGTAGACGTCCAACTCAGGCCCCGCTTCATGCAGACCTTGTATCCGTCTGCAGTCATTGCCGGTAAGCCAACCACCCTGCCGTCCAATAGCGCAACCTTGCATCTGTGTAAGGAAGTCACCACGGATGAGTTCTGCAGTGTCAAAGCCAATCTGGAAGACTGCCGCTTGCCCCGGTTTTGGCATGAGCAGTTTAAGTGCGATCTCCGCTTCGATCCTTGCTAGTAAGGGGCTGATCGTTTGCGTGATGAACTGCAGGTTCATCTGCTCGGTGTTCGAGTTGGTCATCTTGCCGAGTTCGCCGATCATATGAGCTGGCACTCGGAAAATTCCCGCCACATCTGCACGAGTGAAGGCACGGGATTCTAGGAATTGCGCCTCTTCATTAGTGATGCCGAACCGCTCGGCTTTCAACCCGTTATCCAGGATTGCGATCCGATGTTGGTTACTTCTGGTCTGCAGAGTTTCCCAATCGGTGCGCATCTTCTGCTTTGTGAGAGGATCAACCTTCTGCTCTGTTGACAAGGCCATCATCGGCACAGCACCATTGCTGAAGAAGCGTGAAGCGTACTGCTCAGCAGCAATGCTGAGGCCGAGACTGCGCTTGCATTGGAGGATCGGGCTGAGACCCAAGATCCCGTTCCAGGTCATGAGGCGAAAGTGCAGCATGTCTTCTGCCGCGATTACTCGCGACTGGCCTGCCGCCTCACCGTCAGATGTGCGGTAATAAAGTGTGTTGTCCGGCTTACGAGAGGGCTCTGTGAGTTGCGGCTGCAGATTCCACAGACCTACGGGCTTGCCGCTGCTGTCTCTTTCGATAAACACATAAGCGTTTCCAGTGAGACAGAGGTGTGTGACGAAGGTCTCTATGAGAGTCAGTGAGCTCTGTTCTTCATTCGGAGCCAAAGTGAGCAACCGACTCAGCGGGTGGGAAGTCTCCGGAGTCCTGCCGCCTGCAGTCACACGGTAAAGACGTAGCGGGAGAGACGATACTGTCTCGGCAAGCACCTTGACGCATGCAAACACAGTGCTAATCTGCATTGCGCTGCTATTGGAGATGACAGCACCCGCCTCAGTGCCACTGCCGATCCTGAAAAC contains:
- a CDS encoding phage major capsid protein, whose translation is MTLLELQEKRNKLMHDATAIMQGDKAVEQRSAFDQMMQQVDELDADIARHKRVEAFAAEQRTNRPPRGVPGRSMDNGENAELEKRAFRKFMVTGDQTELRDLGVGTVGGSITGGNQLVAPAFYPVLTQAQKFYGGVVNIVNQKKTDTGASMQFASSNDATAGIQPWAESTPAPEADPSLAKNYSATETYTTGVISVTLEELEDSAWDIDKFVQDIFGQRLYRGLAKYVSQGSTASGSAVGAYVSYLSGAVNGATSAAKGVIAYQDLLNLWASVDKEYADRGTFVMNTTTRAALMGVVDQIGRPLFQPSTTSGPFDTLLGRPIVLDNFLPNIAANSTSLVFGDFESLYTLRSVGDFTVYRDPYTYLTTKGSVAFVGAGRGGSFITDAGTHPVKYLTQAAS
- a CDS encoding phage portal protein; this translates as MNPGAFEVFRIGSGTEAGAVISNSSAMQISTVFACVKVLAETVSSLPLRLYRVTAGGRTPETSHPLSRLLTLAPNEEQSSLTLIETFVTHLCLTGNAYVFIERDSSGKPVGLWNLQPQLTEPSRKPDNTLYYRTSDGEAAGQSRVIAAEDMLHFRLMTWNGILGLSPILQCKRSLGLSIAAEQYASRFFSNGAVPMMALSTEQKVDPLTKQKMRTDWETLQTRSNQHRIAILDNGLKAERFGITNEEAQFLESRAFTRADVAGIFRVPAHMIGELGKMTNSNTEQMNLQFITQTISPLLARIEAEIALKLLMPKPGQAAVFQIGFDTAELIRGDFLTQMQGCAIGRQGGWLTGNDCRRIQGLHEAGPELDVYSNPVNMENSLELLKQGKPPQQGQVPDA
- a CDS encoding SGNH/GDSL hydrolase family protein, which encodes MKKLFYAALCAVSLFAPLANTQAQQSIAYLSDLTTSLKMQGNYNSSTAYIKNDVVVSSGSAYYALQNTTGNAPSNTSSYWALLSSSQSSGSSLSYQGAYSGSTTYANGAIVTYSGSSWVSLQSANTGNTPANGSSYWGLLAAQGAPGSGASGQIAEAQLPAQFNSVHRFLMGPRLSSGAKGLTTYGDSITACTGATGNSTCYANILAAKLGLTLTNNGASGYQSEDIAFAYAFADKPTSAANPVRTYFALHNDLHWCGNTTGCLANARSALTATFSYLTTPTGNKVPGSGFTTTGTWMTYTDHSTGGIFSTTQNSTASTTVTTTAANQPVYVWYLGRDGDGGTATLSVDGSVVDTLYTASQTGQCFCTKVGSTVSVQAKRYVLSAAGSHTLLFTVTSPNGTGSQTAGAATQTNNFVLYGVGQAKTPLPVASPASLFVYAPIYENGMNISAATDAYAGMESSVVSSLQADGLLVNFTNTNAYMNNAVDMSGSATTVPAGEGAPGYSGTSCPAVPAGSVGQHPNDCGHMHIAEAMAADIQ
- a CDS encoding HK97 family phage prohead protease yields the protein MPKTKELRYQPARELRVQTSADGSRTISGTIVYSSLSEDLGGFRELLAPGVFADSMGSDVYCLRQHDPNLVMGRTKSKTLTLTDSPTALRYSCRLPDTEQARSLAAAIDRGDLDATSFGFQTISDDWAVDKDGSVVRTILKADLIEVSPCIFEAYSSSSVSIRSCPDALRGKLKLTKRSNADGCDCDCSACEDGDCDRCSDEECDDVACAANGCPEQDDEDRSISRSDRNKMHMRLELARRK
- a CDS encoding tyrosine-type recombinase/integrase codes for the protein MAKPKAKVEGVYEKNPGSGVWYTRLRVNGKLVRKRIGSYKDAKEYIEKARTIRNTGAGIIPQTAKRPAMTLGELDRVGGSVTLGKLCDDWLRYIKAHPLEYKDQRNPPYRIGLIKEAFGDLPAGSIRPPQIADWLDEMAKDRAPATINRLKTTWSAIFRYGKERGHVETNPARDVKLRRVGGGVIRWLKPEEEARLRAVLQKAVDDCPSQKPGIRNRLLHHILEFDISIGTGMRKSEQYGLLWSDVDLEHKMITARDTKNGETRHIPMIKSVHAAFLQLDAMRLKRKNRSSKKPNQSPAESVFGLADNKKWWLAALKAAKIENYRWHDNRHTFCSRLAQKGASLKVIQEAAGHKTIQMSARYAHLHKSHLADAMSVLD
- a CDS encoding S1 family peptidase, giving the protein MRSIVLILLGLFPWFSASAQVQPPKSEAGFKHAFRRHTDGSLEKRFDALSCSLVLLRVANRLGTGFFVSADGDVATAAHVMGDKIFPRVVGGSGVGVTLIIPQDFSAQDANGSVHPLKGSTLQNNIDAFGADVALIKTGIKPPCWLKTGDDTKVRTGEPVITIGFPGLAFGSATLYSGLVSTAQLLTGLPIGKTPDGMPVTSQVKTIRVQMPISPGLSGAPLINSKNEVIGVITSAGAWNQDLDVVIALRRMQQAGQIPPGVNLPNIQELGWIAELGEILHDYASPGYGDAVPMRYLRPSAAATQKPAAPAH